Within the Pseudomonas sp. SL4(2022) genome, the region CGCCCACGTCATGCAGGATGTCGGTGCGCAGCATCTTGTACTCACCGGTCAGGGTATCGACGATCACTTCCGAACAAGCGGCGCCGTAGGCGAAGTAGTAGAAAGGACGTCCGGCGGCCTTGTCACGGTCATAGAAGATCTTCGGCGTGCGGTAGAAACCGGTGCTGGAGAGCGATACCTGGCCGAAGTAGGCCTTCTGGATCACTTCCTCGAAGCTCAGGAACAGGTCACGTACGCGAACCTGGCTGTTGCGGAACTCAACATCTTCCGGGGTAACCTTGTATTCGCGCACCAGAAAATCAACCAGGCGCTGCTTGAGGGTTTCGGCGGCGTTCTGCGCGGCTTTGCCGTTGAGGTCGGCACCGCTGGAGGCGGCAGTCGGTGAGGTATTTGGCACCTTGTCGGTGTTGGTGGCGGTGATCTGGATACGCGAGATATCCACCTGCAGCACTTCGGCAACGATTTGCGCGACCTTGGTATTCAGACCCTGGCCCATCTCGGTGCCGCCGTGGTTCAGGTGGATCGAACCGTCGGTGTAGATATGGATCAGCGCACCGGCCTGGTTAAGGAAGGTGGCGGTAAAGCTGATGCCGAATTTCACCGGGGTCAGCGCCAGACCTTTCTTCAGTACTGGGCTCTTGGCGTTGAATGCACGGATTTCTTCACGGCGCTTGGCGTAGTCACTGCTGGCTTCCAGCTCGGCGGTCATCTCATGGATAACGTTGTGCTCGACGGTCTGGTGATAGTGGGTGACGTTGCGCTCGGTCTTGCCGTAGTAGTTGGTCTTGCGTACTTCCAGCGGGTCTTTGCCCAGGCTGCGCGCGACCGCATCCATGATTTCCTCGATGGCGACCATGCCCTGCGGGCCGCCGAAGCCGCGGTAGGCGGTATTTGACGCGGTGTTGGTCTTGCAGCGGTGGCCATTGATGGTGGCGTTACCGAGGAAGTAGGCGTTGTCGGAGTGGAACATCGCACGGTCAACGATGGAGCCGGACAGGTCCGGCGAGTAGCCGCAGTTGCCAGCCAGCTCGATTTCGATGCCGTGTAGCAGGCCGTTGTCATCGAAGCCGACGTCGTATTCGACGTAGAACGGATGACGTTTGCCGGTGATTTGCATGTCTTCAACGCGCGGCAGGCGCATCTTGGTCGGTCGGCCCGTGAGGTGCGCGATCACGGCACACAGGCACGCTGGGCCTGCGGCCTGGGTTTCCTTGCCGCCGAAACCGCCGCCCATGCGGCGCATGTCGATGACGATCTTGTGCATTGGCACGCCCAGCACTTCGGCGACCAGCTTCTGCACTTCAGTGGCGTTCTGCGTCGAGGTGTAGACGATCATGCCGCCGTCTTCGCTCGGCATCACAGAGGAAATCTGGGTTTCCAGGTAGAAGTGTTCCTGACCGCCGATATGCAGGCTGCCTTGCAGGCGACGCGGCGCGGTGGCCAGTTCGGCGGCTGAGTTGCCGATCTTGTGCTGGTGGCTGTCGAGGACAAAGTGCTTCTTGCGCAGCGCATCGACCACGTCCAGTACGGGCTCCAGATCTTCGTACTCGATGATCGCAGCCATAGCCGCCTTGCGTGCGGTTTCCAGGCTATCAGCGGCCACGGCGATCACCACCTGGCCAACGTATTCGACTTTGCCATCCGCCAGCAGCGGGTCACCGGCGACCACCGGGCCGATGTCCAGCTGGCCGGGTACATCCTTGCTGGTGATCGCGATGGCCACGCCAGGAATGGCGTAGCAGGGCGCGGTATTGATGCTGACGATGCGCGCATGGGCGCGGTCGCTCATGCGGGCATAGACGTGCAGCTGGTTGGGGAATTCCAGGCGGTCGTCGACGTAGATGGCTTCGCCGGAGACGTGTTTGTCCGCGCTTTCATGTTTGACGCTCTTGCCGACGCCGGTGGTGATGTCGGCACGGAACAGTTCGGCCAGTTCGGCTTGGGTTTTGTGCTGGATGTGGTTAGACATAGGCGGTCACCCGGGTCTCGACTTCGGGAGCTTGCAGCTCGAGGAAGAATTTACGCAGCAGATTCTGTGCAGTGAGCAGGCGGTATTCCTTGCTGGCGCGGAAATCGCTAAGTGGGGTGAAGTCCTCGGCCAGGGCGGCGCAGGCGCGTTCGATTACACCCGGATACCAGGCCGAACCTTGCAGCGCGGCTTCACAGGCAGCGGCGCGTTTCGGGATGGCCGCCATACCGCCAAAGGCGATACGTGCGCTTTGCACCACACCATCTTCGACCACCAGGTTGAAGGCGGCGCAGACGGCGGAGATGTCATCGTCCAGTCGCTTGGACACCTTGTAGGCGCGGAACGCCTGGCTGGCCTGGTGACGCGGCACGATGATCTTCTCGATAAATTCGGCTTCCTGGCGTGCAGTCACCTTGTAGTCGAGGAAGTAGTCTTCAAGCGGTAGGGTGCGGCTACTGTTGCCTTTGCGCAGCACGATCTGCGCGCCAAGGGCGATCAGCAGCGGCGGGGCGTCGCCGATAGGGGAGGCGTTGCCGATGTTGCCGCCCAGGGTGCCCTGGTTGCGGATCTGCAACGAGGCGAAGCGGTGCAGCAGCTCGCCGAAGTCCGGGTAGTCCTGGGATAGCGCTTCGTAGCAATCGGACAGCGCGGTGGCGGCGCCGATTTCAATGCTCTCGGCAGTCACGTCGACGCGCTTCATCGCTTCGATATGGCCGACGTAGATCATCACCGGTAGCTCGCGGTGAAACTGGGTGACTTCCAATGCCAGGTCGGTGCCGCCCGCGAGTAGACGAGCTTCGGGGTTGGCGGCGTAGAGATCGGCCAGGTCAGCAACCGTCAGCGGCAACAGGCAGCGTTTATCGCCACTGTTGAGTTCGGCCGTTTCACGCGGGGCGATGGCTTTCAGTTGGGCTACGGTTTGCGCTTCGGCGGCATCGAACTGATCCGGCTGCTTCTGGCAGCAGGCCTGCTCGGCGGCATCGATAATTGGGCGGTAACCGGTGCAACGGCACAGGTTGCCGGCCAGGGCTTCCAGGGTGTCGGCCTTGTTAAAGCCGCTGCTGCCGGACGCGGCCTGGTTCTTCTGCAAGGCGAACAGCGACATGACGAAACCGGGGGTGCAGAAACCGCACTGCGAACCATGGCAATCGACCATGGCCTGCTGCACGCTGTGCAGTTGGCCTTTGTGCTTGAGGTCTTCAACGGTAATCAGTTGTTTGCCATGCAGGCTGGAAACGAAGGTCAGGCAGGAGTTGAGGGTGCGATAACGCACACGCTCCCCAAATAGTTCACCGACCACCACGGTGCAGGCACCACAGTCGCCAGAAGCACAGCCTTCTTTGGTTCCGGATTTACCGAGATGCTCACGCAGGTAATTGAGCACGGTCACGTTAGGGTCGAGGGCATGCTCAGTACGCAGCTCCCGGTTGAGTAAAAACTGGATCAAGGACGACCTCCAGGCACTTTTATTGTTCTCGTATCAGGCTCTGCTGAAACGACTGTGTTGGGCAGCACAGCGTTTCCACACGGCTTGGCATGAGGCAAATCTAGAGATATCTGACTTTTGGGTCAATAAAAAATTTGACTCTTTGGTCAAGTGATTGTCATAGCATTCTGTTGGGAGCGGAAAAGCTTACGGACAGGCTTAAACGCTAGCCGCTTTTGTGCCAAGCCAGGTGCGGCAGAACTACAAACGCAGGGCATAAAAAACGCCAGGGGTGGGAGCCCTTGGCGTTTTTTGTTACTGCGTCTGCGTTTAGGAATGGGTCAGCTGTGAATCAGTCAGTTGGTGCTCTTCACCTGCGTAGTAGGCGCGCACCCGTGGGTCCATCACCGCGCGCCACAATGGTGGGAACAGCGCCAGGACGATCATTCCGGCATAGCCATTGGGCAGTTGTGGACTGTCGTCGAAGTGGCGCAGCACCTGATAGCGGCGTTTGGCATAGGCGTGGTGGTCGGAATGGCGTTGTAGGTGGAACAGGAAGAGGTTGGTCAGGAGGAAGTTGCTGTTCCATGAATGCGTCGGATTGGTGCGTTCGTAGCGGCCATTGTCCAGCTTGCGGCGGTGCAGGCCGTAGTGCTCCACGTAGTTGACGACTTCCAGCAGGGTAAAGGCGACCACTGACTGCGCGATAAAGAACAACGCGCCGAGCCAGCCGAAGGCCAGGCTGAAACCGATCAGGAATAACGCACTAATGGCGTACCAGCCAATCAATTCGTTGCGCCAGTGCAGGGCAGGCAGGTTCTTGCGTTTCAGTCGTTCAGCTTCAAGCTTCCAGGCATTGAGGAAGTTGTGCTTGTAGGCGTGCGGCAGAAAGGCATAAAGGCTCTGGCCATAGCGCGAGGAACTGGCGTCTTCCGGGGTCGACACGTGCACGTGGTGACCGCGTACATGTTCGATCTTGAATCCGCCATAGCACACGGCTGCCAGCAGAAGGCCTCCGGCGTTCTGCTCCAATTGCGGGTCCTTGTGGATGAACTCATGGGCTACGGTTATGCCGATCGCCCCGGTGACTGTGCCGACTGAAAGCACCCAACCGAACTGGCCTACCCAGCTCCAGGCCTCATGGTTGACGAACACCCAGCCAGCCCAGCCGAGCATGCCCAATAGCGCTGGCACAGTGGCCAGGCTTAATAAGCGGTAATAACCCTGCTGCTCCATTTGCGGCACCTGCACGGTTTCATCGGGGTTGGCCGGATCACGGCCGATGATGAAGTCCAGCAGCGGGATTACCCCGAACACCACCAGCACCACCAGCCAGGGCCAGGCGTTGGCATAGTGGCTGTCCAGTGACCAGTAATAGCTCAAGGGGATTCCCAATACCGGGATCAACCAGAACCAGTAGCCGATGCTTTTGATGGCAAGCATCCAGTTTGAGGGCAGGCGTTCGAACATGGTGGCTCCGTACTTGTTATTGTTGGAGTAGTAGGTTGGTAGGATTGTAGGACAATCTTCCTTGGTGGCCATCCTCCGGCAGCCCACCTTTTGGTTTGAAAGCAGGGCGCAGGCGGCCTTGGCCCGGTAACACCCTGTGTTACACTCGCGGCCTGCGCTGTACCGCCCAAGCCAAGCCTGGCATGAGCTTGAGACCCTTGTTTGCGCCCAATAGGTCAGATAGAGCCTAAGGATCACCATGACGTTCAAGGCACCGGATAGCCTCGCTGAGCAGATCGCCCATCACCTTGCCGAACGCATCATTCGCGGTGAGTTGAAGGCGCGTGAGCGGATTCAGGAACAGAAAGTCACCCAGGCGTTGAACGTCAGCCGCGGTTCGGTGCGCGAGGCATTGTTGATTCTTGAGCGCCGCCACCTGATCGTGATTCCGCCACGGCGCGGCGCACAGGTCGCGGAATTGACACCGCATAACGTCAAGAGCCTGTATGCCCTGGTCATGGAACTGTACATCCTGCTGGGCAAGGCGGTGGCGGATAGCTGGCAGGTTGAGGTCGACCTGGCGCCGTTTCTGCTGATACAGCAGCGTCTTCAGGACAGCCTGCAGCGCGAAGATATCAACGCTTTCGTCGAAAGCAGCTTCGACATCATGCGTGCCGCCTTCCCGTTCTCCAATAATCCCTACCTGCAGGAAACCGTGGAGAACCTGCTGCCGGCCATCAGCCGCACCTATCACCTGGCGCTGGAGCGGCGCAAAGGTGAAATGGGCCAGTTTCTCAACACCTTTGCCGCCTTGTTGCAGGCGATCATCGCCCGCGACCACCAGGCCATCCGTGAGGTGCTGCTGGGTTACGGTGAGCACAATTGCCAGCTGGTTCTGGCCGCACTGGCCGACGCTTAAGGAAGGCTGTCTATGCGGCTCAAGTGCATCAAACTGGCCGGTTTTAAGTCCTTCGTCGACCCGACCACGGTGACCTTCCCCAGTAATATGGCGGCCGTGGTCGGGCCGAACGGCTGCGGCAAGTCGAACATTATCGACGCCGTGCGCTGGGTGATGGGTGAGAGTTCGGCGAAGAACCTGCGGGGCGAGTCGATGACCGACGTCATCTTCAATGGCTCCAATACCCGCAAACCGGTGACCCAGGCTTCAATCGAGCTGATTTTTGACAACTCCGACGGCACCCTGACTGGCGAATACGCGGGCTATAACGAAATTTCCATCCGCCGCCGGGTGACCCGCGACAGCCAGAACACCTATTTCCTCAACGGCACCAAGTGCCGTCGCCGCGACATTACCGACATCTTCCTTGGTACCGGCCTGGGCCCACGCAGCTACTCGATCATTGAGCAGGGCATGATCAGCAAACTGATCGAAGCCAAGCCGGAAGACCTGCGCAACTTTATCGAAGAAGCCGCCGGTATTTCCAAGTACAAGGAGCGCCGCCGCGAGACTGAGAACCGCATCCGCCGCACCCATGAGAACCTGGCACGCCTGACCGACCTGCGTGAGGAGCTGGAGCGTCAGCTCGACCGCCTGCACCGCCAGGCCCAGTCGGCGGAGAAATATCAGGAATACAAGGCCGAGGAGCGTCAGCTCAAAGCCCAGCTCACCGCCTTGCGCTGGCAGGCGCTGAATGAGCAGGTGGGTAGCCGCGAGGCGGTGATCAGCAACCAGGAGGTCAGCTTCGAAGCCCTGGTGGCCGAGCAGCGCAACGCCGATGCGAGCATCGAGCGGTTGCGCGATGGCCATCACGAGCTGAGTGAACGTTTCAACCTGGTGCAAGGCCGTTTCTACTCGGTGGGCGGCGATATCGCGCGTATCGAGCAGAGCATCCAGCACGGCCAGCAGCGTCTGCGCCAGTTGCAGGACGACCTCAACGAAGCCGAACGCGCGCGCCTGGAAACCGAATCGCATCTGGGCCACGACCGCACGTTGCTGGCGACCCTGGGCGAAGAGCTGGCCATGCTCGAACCTGAGCAGGCGCTGACTGCAGCGGCGGCGGAAGAGTCCGCCGCCGGGCTGGAAGAATCCGAAACAGCCATGCATGGCTGGCAGGAACAGTGGGACAGCTTCAACCAGCGCAGCGCCGAACCACGGCGGCAGGCCGAGGTTCAGCAATCGCGGATTGCCCAGCTGGAGCAGAGCCTGGAGCGCCTGGCCGAGCGTCAGCGGCGTCTCACTGATGAGCTGCAGCAACTGGCTGCCGACCCGGAAGATGCCGCGATTATCGAACTGAGCGAGCAGATCGCCGCCGGCGAAATCAGCCTGGAAGACTTGCAGCTGGAAGAAGAGCAGCAGGGCGAACGTCTGCAGCAACTGCGCAATGATCTGCAGCAGGGCAGTCAGGCCCAACAGCAGGCGCAAGGTGAGTTGCAGCGCCTGAATGGTCGCCTGGCTTCGCTGGAAGCGCTGCAGCAAGCGGCGCTGGACCCCGGCAAGGGTGTCGGTGAGTGGTTGCGCGAACAGCAGCTGAGCGAACGCCCGCGTCTGGCCGAGGGCCTGCGGGTTGAGGCCGGCTGGGAGCTGGCGGTGGAAACCGTGCTGGGTGCCGATCTGCAGGCCGTGTTGCTGGATGATTTCCAGGGCCTGGATTTTGCCGGCCTGACCCAGGGCGATCTACGTCTGGCCAGCCCGAGTAAGGGCGGTGCGCGGGTTGCCGGCAGTCTGCTGGATAAGGTTGAAGCCAATATTGATCTGACACCCTGGCTGGCCAAGGTCAAACCCGTACAAAACCTGGATGAAGCACTGGCTGCGCGCTTGCACTTGGCCGAAGGCGAAAGCCTGATCAGCCGTGATGGCTACTGGGTCGGCCGGCACTTTTTGCGCGTGCGCCGCGCCAGTGAAGCGGAAAGCGGCGTGCTGGCCCGTGGTCAGGAGATCGAACGGCTGACGCTGGAGCGCGATGAGCGTGAAGCGGCACTGGCTGTACTGGATGAGCGGCTGACGCATCTGCGTGAAAACCAGCGTGCTCAGGAAGAACAGCGCGAGCAGCAACGCCGTCAGGCCCAAGACTTGGCCCGTCGTCTCGGCGAGCTGAAGGCTCAGCTGTCTGCCGGACAGGCCAAGGTCGAGCAGCTGATATTGCGCCGTACCCGTCTGGACAGCGAGCTGCTGGAGCTGGGCGAACAACGCGAAATCGAACATGAGCAACTGGGTGAGTCGCGTCTGCAACTGCAGGATGCTCTGGATGCCATGGCCACTGACAACGAGCAGCGCGAAAGCCTGCTGGCCCGCCGCGACAGCCTGCGCGAACGCCTTGATCGCGTGCGCCAGGAAGCCCGTCAGCACAAGGATCACGCTCACCAGTTAGCTGTGCGCTTAGGCTCACTCAAAGCCCAGCATGACTCCACCCGCCAGGCCCTGGAACGCCTGGAACTGCAGGTCGAGCGCCTGCACGAGAAGCGCGAGCAGCTCAACCTCAATCTGGAAGAGGGCGAAGCGCCGCTGGAAGAGCTGCGGATCAAGCTCGAAGAACAGCTCGACAAGCGCATGGCGGTGGAAGACGAACTCAAACTGGCGCGCCTGGCCCTGGAAGATGCCGACCGCGAGCTGCGTGATGCGGAAAAACGCCGCACCCAGGCCGAGCAACAGGCGCAGCTGTTGCGTGGTCAGCTGGAACAGCAGCGCATGGACTGGCAATCGCTGACCGTGCGACGCAAGGCGTTGCAGGATCAGTTGCTGGAAGACAACTACGACCTGCACGGCGTGTTGGCGACTTTGCCGCCAGAGGCCAGCGAGAAAGCCTGGGAAGAAGAACTGGAGCGCCTGGCTGTACGTATACAGCGCTTGGGCCCGATCAACCTGGCGGCAATTGACGAATATCAGCAGCAATCCGAGCGTAAGCGTTACTTGGATGCGCAGAATGCCGATCTGGTGGAAGCGCTGGAAACCCTGGAAAATGTCATCCGTAAGATCGACAAGGAAACTCGCAACCGCTTCAAGGAAACTTTCGATCAGATCAACGGTGGCCTGCAGGCGCTATTCCCGAAAGTATTCGGTGGCGGTAACGCCTATCTGGAACTGACCGGTGAAGATTTGCTGGATACCGGCGTCACCATCATGGCGCGCCCGCCTGGAAAGAAGAACAGCACCATTCACTTATTGTCCGGCGGGGAAAAAGCACTGACGGCCTTGGCCCTGGTATTTGCCATCTTCAAGCTCAATCCAGCGCCGTTCTGCATGCTCGATGAAGTGGATGCGCCGCTGGATGATGCCAACGTCGGGCGCTATGCAAGGCTGGTAAAAGAGATGTCGGAAACCGTGCAATTTATCTATATCACCCACAATAAAATCGCCATGGAAATGGCCGACCAGTTGATGGGCGTAACCATGCACGAGCCCGGTTGTTCGCGATTGGTGGCCGTGGATGTGGAGGAAGCGCTGGCCTTGGTTGAATCATGATGGCCAGGGCGGTGTAAAGTTATCTTTCGTCGTGCTAGCTTAATGCGCATTGTTATTAGACGTGGCGTTATAACTCAGGGAAAGGCCTGGCAGAACATAGGCTTGGCGTCGCGAAAAAGAATTAGCAAAATGGCCCTGGAAGGCCTTTTTCAGCACATTTTTATTAGGGGTTAAGGTATTTCATGGAATTCGGTCTGCGCGAGTGGCTGATTGTCATCGGCATTATTGTGATTGCCGGCATCCTTTTTGATGGCTGGCGGCGGATGCGTGGTGGTAAGGGTAAGCTCAAGTTCAAACTTGATCGTAGTTTTGCCAACCTGCCAGACGATGACAGTGATCCGGACTTGCTGAGTCCGCCGCGGGTAATTGATCGGAATAAGGAGCCCGCTTTTGATGAAGAGGATCTGCCTTCACTAAGCGCCCGCGAACTCAACCGCCGTCGTGCAGGCGAGCCACAACAAGGTGACCTCAATCTTGGACAGGATGAGCCGGTGCCGACTCTGCTCAATCCGGTTGATGGCGAGCCAGCAGTTAAGTCGCTCAGCCAGAGTCAAGACAGCCTGAAAGAATTACCGCCTGTAGAAGAAGTACTGGTGATCAACGTGATTGCTCGCAGTGAGGAGGGTTTCAAAGGGCCTGCGCTCTTGCAGAACATTCTGGAAAGCGGCCTGCGTTTCGGTGAGATGGACATCTTCCACCGCCACGAAAGCATGGCGGGTAATGGTGAAGTACTGTTCTCCATGGCCAATGCGTTGAAACCTGGCACTTTTGATCTTGATGACATAGAAGGATTCAGCACCCGCGCCGTGAGTTTCTTCCTCGGCTTGCCTGGTCCGCGTCATCCCAAGCAGGCGTTTGATGTAATGGTGGCGGCGGCACGCAAACTGGCCCATGAACTGGGTGGCGAGTTGAAGGATGACCAGCGCAGCGTGATGACTGCGCAAACTATCGAGCACTACCGCCAGCGCATCGTCGAATATGAACGCAAGCAACTGACCAATAAACGCTGATTTAACCGATGAAATACCAAGAGCAGCCAAGGCTGCTCTTTTCGTTTGAGAGCACACTGCAATGACCGATGCCTCGATTGCTGCCCAGCGCATAGTGCAACTGCGCGCCGAACTGGATGGGCATAACTATCGCTATCACGTACTCGATGAGCCGAGTATTCCCGACGCTGAATATGACCGTTTGTTCCATGAGCTCAAAGCTCTAGAGGTCGAACACCCAGAGCTGGTTACGGCCGACTCTCCGACCCAGCGCGTCGGTAGCTTGGCGCTTTCGGCCTTCGGCGAGGTCAAGCACGAGGTGCCGATGCTCAGCTTGGGCAACGCCTTCGAAGAAGCCGACCTGCTGGATTTCGATCGCCGGGTGCGCGAAGGGCTGGATTTGCCAGCTGGCGATCTGTTTGGTGGCGGTGCTGAGGTTGAATACAGCTGCGAGCCCAAA harbors:
- the xdhB gene encoding xanthine dehydrogenase molybdopterin binding subunit; amino-acid sequence: MSNHIQHKTQAELAELFRADITTGVGKSVKHESADKHVSGEAIYVDDRLEFPNQLHVYARMSDRAHARIVSINTAPCYAIPGVAIAITSKDVPGQLDIGPVVAGDPLLADGKVEYVGQVVIAVAADSLETARKAAMAAIIEYEDLEPVLDVVDALRKKHFVLDSHQHKIGNSAAELATAPRRLQGSLHIGGQEHFYLETQISSVMPSEDGGMIVYTSTQNATEVQKLVAEVLGVPMHKIVIDMRRMGGGFGGKETQAAGPACLCAVIAHLTGRPTKMRLPRVEDMQITGKRHPFYVEYDVGFDDNGLLHGIEIELAGNCGYSPDLSGSIVDRAMFHSDNAYFLGNATINGHRCKTNTASNTAYRGFGGPQGMVAIEEIMDAVARSLGKDPLEVRKTNYYGKTERNVTHYHQTVEHNVIHEMTAELEASSDYAKRREEIRAFNAKSPVLKKGLALTPVKFGISFTATFLNQAGALIHIYTDGSIHLNHGGTEMGQGLNTKVAQIVAEVLQVDISRIQITATNTDKVPNTSPTAASSGADLNGKAAQNAAETLKQRLVDFLVREYKVTPEDVEFRNSQVRVRDLFLSFEEVIQKAYFGQVSLSSTGFYRTPKIFYDRDKAAGRPFYYFAYGAACSEVIVDTLTGEYKMLRTDILHDVGASLNPALDIGQVEGAFVQGMGWLTMEELVWNGKGKLMTNGPASYKIPAIADMPLDLRVNLVENRKNPEDTVYHSKAVGEPPFMLGIAVWCAIKDAVASLADYRVQPNIDAPATPERVLWGVEQMKTLQQSAKSAAATEAEPA
- the xdhA gene encoding xanthine dehydrogenase small subunit, with the translated sequence MIQFLLNRELRTEHALDPNVTVLNYLREHLGKSGTKEGCASGDCGACTVVVGELFGERVRYRTLNSCLTFVSSLHGKQLITVEDLKHKGQLHSVQQAMVDCHGSQCGFCTPGFVMSLFALQKNQAASGSSGFNKADTLEALAGNLCRCTGYRPIIDAAEQACCQKQPDQFDAAEAQTVAQLKAIAPRETAELNSGDKRCLLPLTVADLADLYAANPEARLLAGGTDLALEVTQFHRELPVMIYVGHIEAMKRVDVTAESIEIGAATALSDCYEALSQDYPDFGELLHRFASLQIRNQGTLGGNIGNASPIGDAPPLLIALGAQIVLRKGNSSRTLPLEDYFLDYKVTARQEAEFIEKIIVPRHQASQAFRAYKVSKRLDDDISAVCAAFNLVVEDGVVQSARIAFGGMAAIPKRAAACEAALQGSAWYPGVIERACAALAEDFTPLSDFRASKEYRLLTAQNLLRKFFLELQAPEVETRVTAYV
- a CDS encoding alkane 1-monooxygenase, translating into MFERLPSNWMLAIKSIGYWFWLIPVLGIPLSYYWSLDSHYANAWPWLVVLVVFGVIPLLDFIIGRDPANPDETVQVPQMEQQGYYRLLSLATVPALLGMLGWAGWVFVNHEAWSWVGQFGWVLSVGTVTGAIGITVAHEFIHKDPQLEQNAGGLLLAAVCYGGFKIEHVRGHHVHVSTPEDASSSRYGQSLYAFLPHAYKHNFLNAWKLEAERLKRKNLPALHWRNELIGWYAISALFLIGFSLAFGWLGALFFIAQSVVAFTLLEVVNYVEHYGLHRRKLDNGRYERTNPTHSWNSNFLLTNLFLFHLQRHSDHHAYAKRRYQVLRHFDDSPQLPNGYAGMIVLALFPPLWRAVMDPRVRAYYAGEEHQLTDSQLTHS
- a CDS encoding GntR family transcriptional regulator, whose amino-acid sequence is MTFKAPDSLAEQIAHHLAERIIRGELKARERIQEQKVTQALNVSRGSVREALLILERRHLIVIPPRRGAQVAELTPHNVKSLYALVMELYILLGKAVADSWQVEVDLAPFLLIQQRLQDSLQREDINAFVESSFDIMRAAFPFSNNPYLQETVENLLPAISRTYHLALERRKGEMGQFLNTFAALLQAIIARDHQAIREVLLGYGEHNCQLVLAALADA
- the smc gene encoding chromosome segregation protein SMC; this encodes MRLKCIKLAGFKSFVDPTTVTFPSNMAAVVGPNGCGKSNIIDAVRWVMGESSAKNLRGESMTDVIFNGSNTRKPVTQASIELIFDNSDGTLTGEYAGYNEISIRRRVTRDSQNTYFLNGTKCRRRDITDIFLGTGLGPRSYSIIEQGMISKLIEAKPEDLRNFIEEAAGISKYKERRRETENRIRRTHENLARLTDLREELERQLDRLHRQAQSAEKYQEYKAEERQLKAQLTALRWQALNEQVGSREAVISNQEVSFEALVAEQRNADASIERLRDGHHELSERFNLVQGRFYSVGGDIARIEQSIQHGQQRLRQLQDDLNEAERARLETESHLGHDRTLLATLGEELAMLEPEQALTAAAAEESAAGLEESETAMHGWQEQWDSFNQRSAEPRRQAEVQQSRIAQLEQSLERLAERQRRLTDELQQLAADPEDAAIIELSEQIAAGEISLEDLQLEEEQQGERLQQLRNDLQQGSQAQQQAQGELQRLNGRLASLEALQQAALDPGKGVGEWLREQQLSERPRLAEGLRVEAGWELAVETVLGADLQAVLLDDFQGLDFAGLTQGDLRLASPSKGGARVAGSLLDKVEANIDLTPWLAKVKPVQNLDEALAARLHLAEGESLISRDGYWVGRHFLRVRRASEAESGVLARGQEIERLTLERDEREAALAVLDERLTHLRENQRAQEEQREQQRRQAQDLARRLGELKAQLSAGQAKVEQLILRRTRLDSELLELGEQREIEHEQLGESRLQLQDALDAMATDNEQRESLLARRDSLRERLDRVRQEARQHKDHAHQLAVRLGSLKAQHDSTRQALERLELQVERLHEKREQLNLNLEEGEAPLEELRIKLEEQLDKRMAVEDELKLARLALEDADRELRDAEKRRTQAEQQAQLLRGQLEQQRMDWQSLTVRRKALQDQLLEDNYDLHGVLATLPPEASEKAWEEELERLAVRIQRLGPINLAAIDEYQQQSERKRYLDAQNADLVEALETLENVIRKIDKETRNRFKETFDQINGGLQALFPKVFGGGNAYLELTGEDLLDTGVTIMARPPGKKNSTIHLLSGGEKALTALALVFAIFKLNPAPFCMLDEVDAPLDDANVGRYARLVKEMSETVQFIYITHNKIAMEMADQLMGVTMHEPGCSRLVAVDVEEALALVES
- the zipA gene encoding cell division protein ZipA, with amino-acid sequence MEFGLREWLIVIGIIVIAGILFDGWRRMRGGKGKLKFKLDRSFANLPDDDSDPDLLSPPRVIDRNKEPAFDEEDLPSLSARELNRRRAGEPQQGDLNLGQDEPVPTLLNPVDGEPAVKSLSQSQDSLKELPPVEEVLVINVIARSEEGFKGPALLQNILESGLRFGEMDIFHRHESMAGNGEVLFSMANALKPGTFDLDDIEGFSTRAVSFFLGLPGPRHPKQAFDVMVAAARKLAHELGGELKDDQRSVMTAQTIEHYRQRIVEYERKQLTNKR